The genomic window AGGTAAGGGAAAGCTCACATAACTCCTACTCCCCCAGCTTCTCATTTCACCCTCTCTAGTTTTATATTCTACCACTTAATATGTGAATTATAAAAGTATTCCTTCTCCAGGATCAAAGCCAGGATTTTTTTCTGAGAACCTATAAAAAAAATATCACTTCAAATATTTACTAGAACTTTGAAAGAGGCTTGCCAGTTCCTCCTTTGTATTCCTACTGTGTATGAAGGTGTTTGGACCCTAAGTCAGGGGAAATTCCAGAAAATGAATGTGGATACACCTTCCTTCAATGAAACTTCAAGTGATATATTGCCTATCGCTTTTACTTTATGTTACTTTTAGAGGCTGGGGACAAGGAAATTTTATTCATGCTTGATATTGCAAAATTGGAGGAACAGCCTTGGTGAGCATAACTGACATTTACATACCTTTATAAATGATATCTATTTGACTTTAATATCTATTAAGGTATTTCATATCAGATGTAATATTAACAAAAACATCATCACATAGATTAGGAATTGAGTGTGGTGTGTGTGACAATATTAGGTTGATATGAAGGACAATGTTATTATAGAGCTTGGTTTCTTAAGTTTCTTGATAAAATAAGGCACATTGTCAGGGACTCTTTGGGTGTATTTTTTACTGAAGAGAATTGAAATGAGAaaacttctattaaatttttattttaacattggTTTGTAATCTATTCTAAAATTGATATAAGAGTATATTCAATAACCTAGCACAATAAAACTGAAATCAACTAAGTTGCAAATAGTATTTAAATCTATTGGTATTGTCCTCAAATCAGCTTCATATGGTTCTTTCacaatagagcaaagaatattgAATATCAATATGGTTAATATCTTTGCATGTCACAAACACTGAGTTACTTTGTCTGTTTTTACTCAATCCTTATTCATTCACTACTTGAGCTAAAATTGTAGGGCCTGTATACACTTGCTTATTCTCAATATAAACTAACTTTGATTTTAAACCTCAGGATGAcaggaaagttttcattttcatttattatatctAGAATAGGGTCCTGAATACCTGAAAATTATGGAAATATTACTGTGACTACTGTGATGAttatgttattttgttatttacagATATGCAGAATGATGTGAGCTTAAGCAAAGCATCTACCCTAATGTGTAATAGTATGTAAACCCACTTCTAATATAGAAATTTGTTGTTTTTGcagctttaaaaacaaaccaatatTCCACCATGAATAATTGCTCTAGCTCTGTGAGTAAATTCATCCTTTTAGGCTTCCCTTATGCCTGGGAAATTCAGATCCTCCTCTTTTCAATCTTCTCTGGGACGTATATTCTGACACTAATTGGAAACCTGTGCATTATCTGTGCAGTAAGGTGGGACCATCAACTACAAACTCCAATGTACATCCTGCTGGCAAATTTTTCCATCCTGGAGATCTGGTTTATCACCTCCACTGTCCCTACCATGCTAGCCAACTTTCTCTCTGAGAACACCACCAtctctttctctggctgcttcctTCAGTTCTACTTCTTCTTCTCCGTGGGCTCCACTGAGACCTTCTTCTTGTCTGCCATGGCCTTTGACAGGTACCTTGCTATCTGCAGGCCCCTGCACTACCCCACTGTTATGACAGTTCAACGCTGCATCAGAATAGGAGCCTGCTGCTGGGTGTGTGGCTTCTTGTACTTCCTCTTGCCTGTTTACCTAACCTCTCAGCTCCCGTTTTGTTGTCTGAATAAAATCGATCACTTCCTATGTGACATAGGACCCCTTATAAAGCTGTCCTGTGTGCCAGCTCCTGCCACTGAGATCCTCTGTGCCATCTACAACTCAGTCCTCATTTTCTCCACCTTATTCTTCATTACCAGTTCCTACACCCTGGTGATCAGAGCTGTACTGAGAATGCCCTCAGCAGAAGGCTGGCATAAGGCCTTCTCCACATGTGGTTCCCATCTGGCAGTGGTGTCCTTATTCTATGGCTCTATCATGGTTGTATATGTGAGTCAACAGCAGGCAATCCAGCAGGGATCCAGAAATATGTGACTTTGTCCTATTCTGTGATCACTCCACTTTTCAATCCCTTTATCTATAGTTTCCGGAATAAGGAAATGATGACAGCTCTGAGAAAATTATTCAGAACTGTGAGATTTAGTCTGAGGCATGCAAGAAGTCTTCAAAAACCTTTTGTTCATAACTGACATAATAtgtggaaaataatgaaaagattgATATTCAATTGTATTAATTGAATTAGGAAGACACCTTTTTGGGGGAGGAGAAATGTGTTCTAGTGTAATTAACTGTTTATTAAGCTAACTGTAGCCATCTGTCCCTCTTTTATTGTTAGGGAAAATTTATATTAATCTCaaaatttctaagtaaaaaaataagcaaagaaaaaaatgatcactCGTCTTACAAGTATTCAGATTTAAAACCGGTTAAAATTTTACTGTTAacattacacacatatatataacaataataaatcaggcctatattttacatttattactattatttctctGGTAAGTCAAAAGTTACATATGCTAAATTTACAAAACAACATTTAAATGTTAATTCCTGTGTCAATACTAGAAAACATGGCAAGATGCAGTCACCTTCTTATGAAAATTCATTCATCATAATTATGTTTCTTCTCACTTTCTCACCAAAATTTAGGTAAAATACTCTGTATTTAGATCCAGATGGTTGCCAAcattttttccattatatatttattttttaaaatatttttttcctccccaaaatccCAGTTGTTTATCCTAACTGTAAATCATTCTTGTTCTGTATggctgctgccacaacatggcaactgacagatgggtggtgtggttctgccacCAGAAAGTGAACCCGGGCCACAAAAGTGGtgagcgccaaactttaaccacaaggccatcagggctggctgaaGAATATTTTTGGACGACTCTATTTAGGATGAACCATTCATTGCCTTTTCCTGATGTTGCCTTTCACAAGTTAGGAGATAATGGCTGATGACTCCCAGGTACtgttgaaattacagaaatagtTAGATTTGCCTCTGCCAACTGTCTCAAGAGTACCAGTATCTCATATCCTCAGCCAGAATTTCTCTCATCCTGGACCCATAAACAAACACTTCCCAATTTCCCCTCTCTCCAGCTCCTGggaaccattaatctactttctatttctatgagtttgcctAATCTGGGCATTTCGTTGAAGTGGAATcttacaatatgtggccttttgtgactggcttctttcacttagcgtattGTTTACAAGGTTGATttatattgtagcatgtgtcagtactttgttccttttaatggctgaataacattcctttGTATGCATATATCACATTTGGTTATCTATTCAatagttgatggatatttgagttgttttcattaTTGGTCTATTATGAGTTATGCATTAACAagcttttgtgtgaacatatgtctTCCCTCTCCTAGGGTATATCCTTGGTaatagaattgctaggtcatatgttaactttatatttaacattttgagaaactttcAGACTCTTttgcaaagtggctgcaccattttgctaTCATACCAGAATAGTATGGAGTGTATGgggtttcaatttctctgtgtcctcaccaacacttgctgctttctggatttttttgttgttgacttttttaCTTTAGACATCCTTGTAGATACtaaatggtatcttattgtggttttcatgttcatttcctctgatgttgattatcttttaatgtgcttaatggccatttgtatgtcttcattGGAGAAATACATATTCTTATCTTTGAGCATTTTTAATTAGTTTAGTCAgctttttattgttcagttgtagaaggtttttatatattctggatataaatcctttatcagatatataatttgcaaatattttctcttaatctatggtctgccttttttctttcttgactgTGCTCTCTgaagttttgaattttttgataaagtccagtttatccacttttctctttgtcacttatatttgtgtcatatctaagagaccattgcctaatccaagatcaCAAAAATTACTTCCatgcttgtttatatttttattatttgatgtAGATGATTTTTTCAAACTTTGtattcatttggttcttttaagAAGAATTTGTGAAGACAGGAATCAAATGCAAGCTCCAAATTGCTACTTTGACCTAAAGCTCGCAAGCACTTTACGGCATAGTCAAACGTGTCGCAAGTTTATAGGATCATATGAGTCACTGcatgtcatttatttcttgttttgtggtCTTGATATTCCTAAATAGATTGTCGCATATCACACATTTTCAAGAGGAATCTGTTTGATTGTGTCCCAGAGACTGTCAAATCTTGatctaatctttttaaaataaattattcgtAATACCTCTTAGAGACATTTAAGGCATTGATTTAGAGGAGGGGTAAAGgatgagaaataaattattgataaaagaaagcaaaaaaataggCAAGTTGTGGAAtatagaggaaaaggaaggatggaattaaagaaattattatgacaattataataatatacagtcataaatttcttttctttaaatacattatAAAGACAAAAAAGGTGTGTAGAAAAAAATTTAGTGTGTCAAAAGTATTGGTATCTTCAAAACTTTcgttcactgttttttttttttttgcttctgtttctaTATGATGGATAATTTTCACATTGTCAGTTATAACTGGGTGAACACCATTTTATTGAATTGGCAAAGActcattattttcttcatggtGCTCATAATTATCTTGCAAAGTTTATTTCTAGGTGATTTTGAAATTGTGTTGCTGTAGAAAATGAAATAGTTTCCCCAGAATAGTTTACAACTTATTACATCCATAAAAGGAAGATTGCATTTCCTGTGTATTTCCTAACTAcctaaattaatgttttaattgaTTCTCTTCTTGTGAGTAGACAATCATTTCTTCAGCCAATTTTCAGTAATgaaaatttctctcttcctttgaaaGAGATATGAAAGTAATATTCatacttttatattattataatgtcTCAATTTATTGATATGGAAAGGTACAGTGACCTAATTTTATTAATcgactttttcaaaattatgttttcaaaaacaaattacCTGTAAATATCAATGActtcagcaattttttttttcttactcatgGTATGTGTTGCCCATTGGTTGGCTCTACATGTCCTCTTCATTCTTGGGtccagataagaaaaaaaatcactttctttttttattgcacaAGAAAAAGAGCCACGATGCACTGCATAATGGTTCTTAAAGGTTTTCTTCAGAGGCAGCATATTTAAATTTGCCTTATACTTCGTTGGGCAAACCAAGTCACATTGCCTAGTCTAACATCTGTGAAACATGGAAATATAATCTTTTTATACAAAGGGCAATGAATCACTTGGGGCGGTAACTCTATTTACTATGTGGTCATATCTTTTGTCCTTGATTTTAACTGGAATGCTTTTTGTGTTTTACTGTGAAAGTATGGTTTTGCCAATTGTTTCTGATAAACAGATTCTTTGCTAGAttttacttctgttttattttatcaagATTGGATGTTCAATTTTATCTATTGCTGTTTCTACATTTATAAAGGTGTTTCTATGTTTTTTCCATTAATTAATGTAATAATTTATATTCTTATATTATATTCACATATGATACAATGTTGGATACCTCTTAAATTAAAGGAATAAATCTTacttgataatattttattgttggaAATATTCTGCATTAGAATATAGGTTAATATTATATTCAGAATATTTGTAATGCTGAATATCATACCTAAGGGCTCAACAAATTGGAGATCAGTACATAAATTTGTGTCTATTCAGAAAATGCTAATTTTATACTATGGAGTCTTTAAAATATCAAAGTGGTTAACATATGGGAGGTTTTCATAAATATCTTTCCTATGTTAAGAAATTTTACTCATAGCTAGAGGATGCATCTCTcagtttggtggtggtggtgagctGTGGTGGGACAAACAAGTTGGAGTGAAGATGATGAACGGTTTTTAACGTGGTTAAGTACATGGGCTCCAGAGACAAAAGTCCAGAGACTTTTCTCCAAGCTTGGAACCAAGTCTCATTGCCTGAGCTACAGCTTTCCCTTTATCACCAGGAGATTATTTCTgatcatagtttaaaaaaagtaaGCTTATTCTTgccaaaatcatttttatttgtttcaatttcCCTCATTATTCTAAATGTAAAATCCCTGAATTAGAATAGGAAATGTGTAAGAAGCTGAGACAAACTCCAGCATGGTGAGTAAAGAACAGAATGAGAAACTGGGTTCAGTAGGACAACGTTATAAATTCCCTCTCTAGAGAGCTACTCTCCAAAGACACTCCTTAAGAGGTAAAGGGGTTCATTTGAATTGTTCATTTGATTCTATCTAGATCATGAAACTGTTATTCTTTTTGCAACTGTCAAGTCGCCTTCACAGTATATACAAGAAAGAGAGCTAGAGAGGGCAAGTCCAAAGAATGTCCTCGACTCATTTCTTAATCTTGTAATGTTCTTACTCCAAAAAGTTTCCTCAGCAGTTCATATGAATTCCCACAATAATGCATGGAACAttattatatttgctttttctgaGATATGAGACTAGAGTTTGCACTCTGATGTGGAAGATGACATTCAGCCAAACAGATTTCTGTGATGCGCACTCTGTTTCTTCAGGTAAAGTAAAGCTCACATGACTCCAAACTCCCCTATTTCCTCATTTCACCTTTCTCTAGTTTTATATTCTGCAACTTAATATGAGAATTATGAAAGTATTCCTTCTCTGGGATCAAAGCCAACATTTTTTGCTGAGAGCttataaaaaaatttactttaaaaatttactcTTAAAGAGGCTTACCAGCTCCCCCTTTGTATTCTGACTATATATGACGAGGTTCAAACGCTGCATcagagaaaattccagaaaatgaatGTGCATACATCTTCCTTCAATGAGACTTCAAAGTGATATATTGCCTATCCCTGTTATATTTACTTCTAGAAGCTAGGAGACAAGGGCGTTTTACTCATAGTTTGACTGCAAAATTTGAGGAACAGTCTCTGTGAGCATAACTGACTTTGACATATCTTTATAAATGATACATATTTGACTTTAATAACTATCAAACTATTTTATATCAAGTGTAATCTTAAGGAAGAACAACATCACATAGATTAGGAATTGAGTGTGCTGTGAGGGATGATGCTCGATCGATATGAAGGATAATATTATTAGTAGAGTTTGTTTCCTTAAGTTTCTTGGTAAAATACAGCAGATTGTCAGCACCCCTCTTGCAGGCAGAGATTAACATTAACCCACTTTTCTAACATATTGTTTGCCTTTTACTTATTGATTTTCAGCACTCCTTTTGATATCTGGAtgttactttttatttggaattactttggcatttcttttacTATCATTATATGGTGTCTTGTTTTTccgaagtttttttttttaatacaactaaaaatatgttaATCTCTATAGATTTGGTTTTACTATGCACTGTTTAACAAAGTTTTCCATTTTGTAATGCTAATATTCTCCTGtataaatttccatttattttatattttaaagttttgcttttcacaATTCAGTTTTTAATTCAATCTGGGAAATATCTTTCTATATGTCAAAGATGAGGGTTACTTATATGAGtagctttaaaaaatttacttcattttagaaagatataAGTATTATACACAGCAGTTTttcaaactgaaaatatttatactCATAAAATAGAttcaatataattaataaaatatagatttta from Equus asinus isolate D_3611 breed Donkey chromosome 2, EquAss-T2T_v2, whole genome shotgun sequence includes these protein-coding regions:
- the LOC106833346 gene encoding olfactory receptor 11H6-like, which translates into the protein MYILLANFSILEIWFITSTVPTMLANFLSENTTISFSGCFLQFYFFFSVGSTETFFLSAMAFDRYLAICRPLHYPTVMTVQRCIRIGACCWVCGFLYFLLPVYLTSQLPFCCLNKIDHFLCDIGPLIKLSCVPAPATEILCAIYNSVLIFSTLFFITSSYTLVIRAVLRMPSAEGWHKAFSTCGSHLAVVSLFYGSIMVVYVSQQQAIQQGSRNM